From the genome of Papaver somniferum cultivar HN1 chromosome 2, ASM357369v1, whole genome shotgun sequence, one region includes:
- the LOC113350291 gene encoding blue-light photoreceptor PHR2-like encodes MDPKNQNPQEPESQITEEEKPTSKLTHSLSTTASITLSLSTILPTPHFLLPPKPINTTTTSSTLPYKVKIPSQISSLSTLSLFSSFSPSKQTHFTKSTTISPTPLQNPLIHNPKRSSDPSNGAAIRRSSIVWFRNDLRVHDNEVLNSANKESMSVLPVYCFDPRDYGKSSSGFDKTGPYRANFLIESVSDLRKSLQSRGSDLVVRIGNPENVLVELAKAIGADAVYAHREVAHDEVKAEEKIENAMKEEGVEVKYFWGSTLFHLDDLPFSLEDMPSNYGGFKERVKGLEIRNTIEVLDDLKGMPSRGDVEVGEIPTLLDLGLNPNSTRPQDERPGANASLVGGETEALQRLQKFAAECLSQPKNGNKDGKPDSIYGANFSCKISPWLTMGCLSPRFMFDEIKKSASRTISNVTARKDNGTGSPGDGMNWLMFELLWRDFFRFITKKYSTTRKIVDGAPTPVTACTGALA; translated from the exons ATGGAtccaaaaaaccaaaacccccaagaACCAGAATCACAAataacagaagaagaaaaacctACATCAAAACTCACTCATTCACTCTCAACAACAGCTTCAATCACTCTATctctctcaacaatcttaccaacACCTCATTTCCTCCTCCCACCAAAACCCAttaacaccaccaccacttcaTCAACCCTTCCCTACAAAGTCAAAATCCCATCTCAAATCTCTTCACTGTCAACCCTTTCATTATTCTCGTCGTTCTCACCATCAAAACAAACCCATTTCACCAAATCAACTACAATCTCACCAACCCCACTTCAAAACCCACTTATACATAACCCGAAACGTTCTTCAGACCCTTCAAATGGTGCCGCTATTCGTCGCTCATCGATTGTTTGGTTCCGAAATGATCTTCGGGTTCATGATAACGAAGTCCTCAATTCAGCAAACAAAGAGTCCATGTCTGTATTGCCCGTTTACTGTTTTGATCCTAGAGATTACGGGAAATCCTCATCAGGGTTCGATAAAACGGGACCATATAGGGCTAATTTCCTGATTGAATCTGTTTCTGATTTGAGAAAGAGTCTTCAATCAAGaggatctgatcttgttgttagAATTGGGAACCCAGAGAATGTATTGGTTGAATTGGCGAAAGCCATTGGCGCTGATGCGGTTTATGCTCATAGAGAAGTTGCACATGATGAAGTTAAAGCCGAGGAAAAGATTGAAAATGCAATGAAAGAAGAAGGGGTGGAGGTTAAGTATTTTTGGGGTAGTACATTGTTTCATCTTGATGATTTGCCATTTAGTTTAGAAGATATGCCATCGAATTATGGTGGGTTTAAAGAGAGAGTGAAAGGGTTAGAGATTAGGAATACTATTGAAGTGTTGGATGATTTGAAAGGTATGCCATCCAGAGGAGATGTGGAGGTTGGAGAAATTCCTACATTGTTGGATTTGGGACTTAACCCAAATTCTACAAGACCTCAG GATGAAAGACCTGGTGCTAATGCTTCTCTTGTGGGAGGAGAAACTGAAGCCCTTCAGAGGCTTCAAAAGTTTGCAGCCGAATGCTTGTCCCAACCTAAGAATGGGAACAAAGATGGTAAACCAGATAGCATATATGGTGCAAATTTCTCGTGTAAAATCTCCCCATGGCTAACCATGGGGTGCCTTTCTCCCCGGTTTATGTTTGATGAGATTAAGAAATCTGCCTCTAG AACGATTTCTAATGTTACTGCTCGAAAAGACAACGGCACTGGGTCTCCTGGTGATGGAATGAACTGGTTGATGTTTGAGTTATTATGGAGGGACTTCTTCAG ATTCATCACCAAAAAGTACAGTACTACCCGGAAGATCGTTGATGGTGCTCCAACTCCAGTAACCGCTTGCACAGGTGCCCTTGCTTGA